In the Hordeum vulgare subsp. vulgare chromosome 7H, MorexV3_pseudomolecules_assembly, whole genome shotgun sequence genome, one interval contains:
- the LOC123410955 gene encoding cysteine-rich PDZ-binding protein: MVCTKCEKKLGKVIVPDKWKEGASNTFEGGGRKINENKLLSKKSRWTPYGNTKCIICKQQVHQDGKYCHTCAYSKGVCAMCGKQVLDTKLYKQSNV; encoded by the exons atggtgTGCACCAAAT GCGAGAAGAAGCTGGGGAAAGTGATCGTGCCGGACAAGTGGAAGGAGGGCGCCAGCAACACCTTCGAGGGCGGCGGCCGCAAGATCAATGAGAATAAGCTCCTCTCCAAGAAGAGCAG GTGGACTCCTTATGGAAATACCAAATGCATAATCTGTAAGCAACAGGTGCACCAGGATGGTAAATACTGCCACACCTGTGCCTATTCAAAAG GGGTGTGCGCGATGTGTGGTAAGCAAGTGCTGGACACGAAGCTGTACAAGCAAAGCAATGTGTGA